A window of Hevea brasiliensis isolate MT/VB/25A 57/8 chromosome 14, ASM3005281v1, whole genome shotgun sequence contains these coding sequences:
- the LOC110653042 gene encoding uncharacterized protein LOC110653042, which yields MEALLSQFTFLSDQALQDKNFDPSTIEDLMKLFEIEAYKSWAAMELEQENEVKEAQVAMRDAENYLDSVMEEAMDEFRQFEEEMERMAKEELESLEKSAETERKMGKLMEKAATIASKRYIEAALNSATASMKSAWKGLSSNKVHPS from the coding sequence ATGGAAGCTCTCCTCTCCCAATTTACCTTTCTCTCAGATCAAGCCTTGCAGGACAAGAACTTTGATCCCTCAACGATAGAGGATCTAATGAAGCTTTTTGAGATAGAAGCTTACAAGTCATGGGCAGCAATGGAACTTGAGCAAGAAAATGAAGTGAAAGAAGCACAAGTAGCTATGCGAGATGCTGAGAACTATCTTGATTCTGTGATGGAAGAAGCTATGGATGAATTTCGTCAATTCGAAGAGGAAATGGAAAGGATGGCAAAGGAAGAACTTGAAAGCTTAGAAAAGAGTGCTGAGACTGAAAGAAAGATGGGAAAATTAATGGAAAAAGCTGCAACTATTGCTTCTAAGAGGTATATTGAAGCTGCCCTTAATTCTGCTACTGCTTCCATGAAATCTGCTTGGAAGGGACTTTCCTCTAACAAGGTTCATCCTTCTTGA
- the LOC131168787 gene encoding uncharacterized protein At1g10890-like isoform X1: MPRDLSRSRSPSYRRRHSPSPVVHRYSRRNRRDRSPSPYSSYSYSRRRSRSISPRRRKSRSPIPRHRKSRSPTPRRHKWQRSRSSSLSPTRKSSSPSLASLERKIIGEKLRKEDEEEKKRRQQEAELKLIEEETAKRVAEAIQKKVEESLNSEEIKLEIQRRLEEGRKRLHEEVAILLEREKEAALIEARRKEEQARKEKEELEKMLEENRRRVEEAQRREALEQQQREEERYRELEELQRQKEEAMKRKKQQEDEERLNQIKLLGKNKSRPKFSFAFGSK, translated from the exons ATGCCTAGGGATTTGTCGCGATCGCGGTCACCCTCATACAGGCGAAGGCATTCACCATCGCCAGTGGTGCATAGGTATAGCAGGAGGAACCGAAGGGATAGGAGCCCATCTCCATATTCATCCTATTCTTATAGCAG AAGGAGAAGTCGATCTATTTCTCCACGACGTCGCAAAAGTCGTTCTCCAATTCCAAGACATCGTAAAAGTCGTTCTCCAACTCCAAGGCGTCATAAGTGGCAAAGAAGTAGGAGTTCCTCATTGTCTCCTACTCGTAAATCTTCTAGTCCAAGTCTTGCGTCATTGGAGCGCAAAATTATtggtgaaaaattgagaaaagaagatgaagaagagaagaagag GCGTCAACAGGAAGCAGAACTAAAACTGATTGAAGAGGAGACAGCAAAGCGGGTAGCAGAAGCTATACAGAAGAAAGTTGAAGAGAGCTTAAATTCTGAGGAGATCAAGCTGGAGATACAGAGGCGTTTGGAGGAGGGAAGGAAAAGACTTCATGAAGAAGTTGCCATTCTACTTGAGAGAGAAAAAGAAGCTGCTCTTATTGAGGCTAGGAGAAAAGAG GAACAAGctcgaaaagaaaaagaagagttGGAAAAAATGCTTGAAGAGAACCGGAGGAGGGTGGAAGAAGCTCAGAGAAGGGAAGCTTTGGAGCAACAGCAGAGAGAGGAGGAACGATATCGAGAATTAGAAGAGCTTCAAAGACAGAAGGAAGAAGCAATGAAAAGGAAGAAGCAGCAAGAGGATGAAGAACGTTTAAACCAGATAAAATTGTTGGGCAAGAACAAGTCTCGGCCGAAGTTTTCATTCGCATTTGGCTCAAAATAA
- the LOC131168787 gene encoding uncharacterized protein At1g10890-like isoform X2, whose amino-acid sequence MRRRSRSISPRRRKSRSPIPRHRKSRSPTPRRHKWQRSRSSSLSPTRKSSSPSLASLERKIIGEKLRKEDEEEKKRRQQEAELKLIEEETAKRVAEAIQKKVEESLNSEEIKLEIQRRLEEGRKRLHEEVAILLEREKEAALIEARRKEEQARKEKEELEKMLEENRRRVEEAQRREALEQQQREEERYRELEELQRQKEEAMKRKKQQEDEERLNQIKLLGKNKSRPKFSFAFGSK is encoded by the exons ATGAG AAGGAGAAGTCGATCTATTTCTCCACGACGTCGCAAAAGTCGTTCTCCAATTCCAAGACATCGTAAAAGTCGTTCTCCAACTCCAAGGCGTCATAAGTGGCAAAGAAGTAGGAGTTCCTCATTGTCTCCTACTCGTAAATCTTCTAGTCCAAGTCTTGCGTCATTGGAGCGCAAAATTATtggtgaaaaattgagaaaagaagatgaagaagagaagaagag GCGTCAACAGGAAGCAGAACTAAAACTGATTGAAGAGGAGACAGCAAAGCGGGTAGCAGAAGCTATACAGAAGAAAGTTGAAGAGAGCTTAAATTCTGAGGAGATCAAGCTGGAGATACAGAGGCGTTTGGAGGAGGGAAGGAAAAGACTTCATGAAGAAGTTGCCATTCTACTTGAGAGAGAAAAAGAAGCTGCTCTTATTGAGGCTAGGAGAAAAGAG GAACAAGctcgaaaagaaaaagaagagttGGAAAAAATGCTTGAAGAGAACCGGAGGAGGGTGGAAGAAGCTCAGAGAAGGGAAGCTTTGGAGCAACAGCAGAGAGAGGAGGAACGATATCGAGAATTAGAAGAGCTTCAAAGACAGAAGGAAGAAGCAATGAAAAGGAAGAAGCAGCAAGAGGATGAAGAACGTTTAAACCAGATAAAATTGTTGGGCAAGAACAAGTCTCGGCCGAAGTTTTCATTCGCATTTGGCTCAAAATAA